Proteins from one Plasmodium relictum strain SGS1 genome assembly, chromosome: 10 genomic window:
- the PAM16 gene encoding mitochondrial import inner membrane translocase subunit TIM16, putative produces the protein MLPFRPLSQFVFQFLIVTSTALSKALIQAYKEIIKNKKNTNFIKEKYNSCMNVEEALNILNLDKNKIYKNLNKKELMSLKDEINNRHLILHKLNEKSGPYNGSAYIQKKAKVAKDVLFNHLKLK, from the exons atgttaCCTTTTAGACCATTGAGCCAATTTGTTTTTCAGTTTTTGATTGTAACTTCAACAGCATTGAGTAAAGCGCTTATACAA GCATAcaaagaaattattaaaaacaaaaaaaacacAAATTTCATAAAAGAAAAGTATAATTCTTGTATGAACGTTGAAGAAGctttaaatatattgaatttagacaaaaataagatatataaaaatttaaataaaaaggaattaaTGTCTTTAaaagatgaaataaataataggCACCTAATTCTACacaaattaaatgaaaaaagtggACCTTATAATGGTTCAGCTTATATACAGAAAAAAGCAAAAGTTGCGAAAGATGTTTTATttaatcatttaaaattaaaataa
- a CDS encoding GTP-binding protein, putative gives MINNSKYFLLKNESTKVTPYLAKPFININFLNTEELPYWLSDEHIKKSNIIFNSKIIAHPVYVAQTIHKYKPSNIPQIAIFGKSNVGKSSLINALLNYREVAQASKTPGRTRHLFIFNLLNYLSIVDLPGYGYAKVSKNLRDNWSILIEEYLNRAKNLKRALCLIDCTELFSTYDFILLDMLITKKVPFQIIVTKIDKLKVNELHNLMVKILSILDNYKKKVNLFNENAYKKNNNLKKEIYEFNINEYLHNVSSLKYFGIQELRTNLSLIALDNLNSKKLKNS, from the exons atgataaataattcaaaatatttcCTTCTCAAAAATGAATCTACAAAag TAACACCATATTTAGCTAAAccatttattaatataaattttttaaacacTGAAGAATTACCCTATTGGTTAAGTGATGAACAT ataaaaaaatctaatataatatttaattcaaaGATAATTGCTCATCCAGTATATGTAGCTCAAACAATTCATAAATACAAACCATCGAATATTCCTCaa atagcTATATTCGGAAAATCGAATGTTGGTAAATCTAGCTTAATAAATGCTCTTCTGAATTATAGAGAAGTTGCACAAGCATCTAAAACAcct gGTAGAACTAGacatttgtttatttttaatttattaaactaTTTATCTATTGTTGATTTGCCTGGTTATGGATATGCAAAAGTTTCAAAAAATTTACGTGATAATTGGTCTATTTTGATTgaagaatatttaaatagggcaaaaaatttaaagcGTGCTTTATGCTTAATTGATTGCACTGAATTATTTAGTACGTATGATTTTATCTTATTAGATATGCTAATAACTAAGAAGGTTCCATTTCAAATAATAGTTACaaaaattgataaattaaaa GTTAATGAATTACATAATTTAATGGTTAAGATCCTTTCGATATtagataattataaaaaaaaagtaaacttatttaatgaaaatgcatataaaaaaaataataatttaaaaaaggaaatatacGAATTTAACATAAATGAATATTTGCATAATGTATCaagtttaaaatatttcGGTATTCAAGAATTAAGAACAAATCTAAGTTTAATAGCATTGGATAActtaaattcaaaaaaattaaaaaattcatgA
- the PNP gene encoding purine nucleoside phosphorylase, putative yields the protein MEAQRHIKLTPNQTTPVVLVVGDPGRVDKVKLLCDSYVDLAFNREYKSAECHYKGQKFLCVSHGVGSAGCAICFEELIQNGAKVIIRAGSCGTLQPQEMKIGDICICNAAVREDRVSHLLVHADFPAVGDFDVFDTLNKSAAELKVPIFNGISLSSDLYYPNKIIPSRLEDYAKTNVAVVEMELATLMVIGTLRKVKTGGIFIVDGCPLKWDEGDFDNNLIPEKLDQMIKISLEACSRLAAKYK from the coding sequence atGGAAGCTCAAAGACATATAAAACTAACTCCAAACCAAACAACTCCAGTTGTTTTAGTTGTAGGAGATCCTGGTAGAGTTGATAAAGTAAAATTGTTATGCGACTCTTATGTTGATTTGGCTTTTAATAGGGAATATAAAAGTGCTGAATGCCATTATAAAGGTCAGAAATTTTTATGTGTAAGTCACGGTGTTGGATCTGCTGGTTGTGCAATTTGTTTTGAAGAATTAATTCAAAATGGAGCAAAAGTTATAATAAGAGCAGGATCTTGCGGGACCCTTCAACCACAAGAAATGAAAATAGGAGATATTTGCATATGTAATGCAGCAGTTAGAGAAGATAGAGTTTCTCATTTATTAGTGCATGCAGACTTTCCTGCTGTAGGAGATTTTGATGTTTTCGatacattaaataaaagCGCTGCTGAATTAAAAGTACCTATTTTCAATGGAATTAGTTTATCTTCAGATTTATATTAtccaaataaaattattccaTCAAGATTGGAAGATTATGCAAAAACAAATGTAGCTGTTGTAGAAATGGAATTAGCCACTTTAATGGTTATAGGAACTTTAAGAAAAGTAAAAACTGGTGGAATATTTATTGTTGATGGTTGTCCACTTAAATGGGATGAAGGAGATTTTGATAATAACTTAATTCCTGAAAAATTAGATCAAATGATTAAAATATCATTAGAAGCATGCTCACGTTTAGCtgcaaaatataaataa